The proteins below come from a single Chitinophaga pinensis DSM 2588 genomic window:
- a CDS encoding DUF2891 domain-containing protein yields the protein MPASFAQQAYYTRKSNGLLDLTAQGAAHLAELPLRCMQQEFPYKTGVVFSDSSLVINPRNYHPAFYGCYDWHSSVHGHWMLVRLLKSFPGMAKEKEIITKLTQNLTAANIRQEQELFKNKENKGFERIYGWSWLLQLQRELLTWNTPLGNQLAANVQPLASQFARSYVEFLGKLMYPIRVGEHTNLAFGLSLAWDYAVAAKDTDLQNAIRQAAIRFYLADKNCPVAWEPGGYDFLSPCLEEADLMWRILPAAEYQQWIKSFLPDLFAKDITAFKVAQVKDVTDGKLVHLYGLNLSRAWCLYGIARHTTENREAILRLANLHLEAAIPHVASGDYAGEHWLASFAVYALTTENN from the coding sequence ATGCCAGCATCATTTGCACAACAGGCATATTATACGCGCAAAAGCAATGGCTTACTGGACCTCACCGCCCAGGGCGCTGCACACCTGGCCGAATTACCACTCCGCTGTATGCAGCAGGAGTTTCCTTATAAGACCGGCGTCGTATTTTCCGACAGTTCCCTGGTGATCAATCCGAGGAACTACCATCCGGCATTTTATGGCTGTTATGACTGGCATAGCAGCGTCCACGGTCACTGGATGCTGGTACGCCTGCTCAAGTCATTCCCTGGTATGGCCAAAGAAAAAGAGATCATTACCAAACTGACACAGAACCTGACAGCGGCCAATATCAGACAGGAGCAGGAGCTGTTTAAAAACAAGGAAAATAAAGGGTTTGAACGTATTTACGGCTGGAGCTGGTTATTACAGCTGCAACGGGAACTACTGACCTGGAATACACCACTGGGCAATCAACTGGCTGCCAATGTGCAACCACTGGCCTCCCAGTTCGCCAGATCATATGTTGAATTCCTTGGTAAGCTGATGTATCCTATTCGTGTAGGAGAACACACCAACCTGGCTTTCGGTCTTTCGCTCGCATGGGATTACGCTGTTGCCGCCAAAGACACAGATTTGCAGAACGCGATCCGTCAGGCAGCTATCCGCTTCTATCTGGCTGATAAGAATTGTCCTGTCGCCTGGGAACCCGGTGGCTACGACTTTCTTTCTCCCTGTCTGGAAGAAGCTGACCTGATGTGGCGTATACTGCCCGCAGCAGAATACCAGCAATGGATCAAATCATTCCTACCTGACTTATTTGCCAAAGATATCACAGCTTTCAAGGTAGCGCAGGTAAAAGATGTCACGGATGGTAAACTCGTACATCTGTACGGATTAAACCTGAGCAGGGCCTGGTGTCTGTACGGCATTGCCCGTCATACAACAGAAAACAGGGAAGCAATTCTCCGTCTGGCGAATCTGCATCTTGAAGCCGCCATCCCGCATGTAGCCAGCGGCGATTATGCCGGAGAACACTGGCTGGCTTCCTTCGCAGTATATGCGCTGACCACAGAGAACAATTAA
- a CDS encoding NAD(P)/FAD-dependent oxidoreductase: MLETKVCIVGAGPAGTAAALQLAQLGIHCVVVDKAVFPRDKVCGDGLSGKVITALNKIDPAIATRLKEANFKVNSWGVTFVSPGRHSLDVGYRPDYNSSNQQHKETPIGYVCKRMDFDNFLVDEVRRRSEITLLEGVTVDKYELKEDGYYVTGSNDFKVKADLLIIANGAHSSFTKEVANITMEPEHYVAGIRAYYKNVSGNNADNFIELHFLKDLLPGYFWIFPLPNGEANVGVGVLSEAVRKKKMNLKKSMLDIIANDPVFKERFKDAELVSSIDGYGLPLGSKQRVISGERYMLVGDAAYLIDPFTGEGIGNGLYSGRIAALQAAEALKANDTSAAQLAKYDSEIYRILGPELKLSHRLQKLVKYPWLFNTLMKISSRNKQLQELLSCMFYEVDLRKKLAKPSFYVKLLFNR; encoded by the coding sequence ATGTTGGAAACTAAAGTATGTATTGTAGGCGCAGGTCCTGCGGGAACGGCAGCCGCCCTTCAACTGGCACAACTCGGTATTCACTGTGTCGTGGTGGATAAAGCTGTTTTCCCCCGCGATAAAGTATGCGGAGACGGCCTCAGTGGAAAGGTGATCACTGCATTGAACAAAATAGATCCTGCTATTGCAACGCGGCTCAAAGAAGCCAACTTCAAAGTGAACAGCTGGGGCGTGACCTTTGTGTCCCCCGGAAGACATAGCCTGGACGTGGGTTATCGTCCGGATTACAACAGCAGCAACCAGCAACACAAAGAGACGCCGATAGGTTATGTGTGCAAGCGTATGGACTTTGATAACTTCCTCGTGGATGAAGTCAGACGCCGGTCTGAAATCACCCTGCTTGAAGGAGTAACTGTTGATAAATATGAGCTGAAAGAAGACGGTTATTATGTAACCGGTAGCAATGATTTTAAAGTTAAAGCCGACCTGCTGATCATCGCCAATGGGGCGCATTCCTCTTTCACTAAAGAAGTCGCGAATATTACAATGGAACCTGAACACTATGTAGCAGGTATCCGCGCCTACTATAAAAATGTCAGTGGCAATAATGCTGACAATTTCATCGAACTGCATTTCCTGAAAGACCTGTTACCAGGTTATTTCTGGATTTTCCCGCTGCCTAACGGCGAGGCAAATGTAGGAGTAGGCGTACTCAGTGAAGCTGTAAGGAAAAAGAAGATGAACCTGAAGAAGTCTATGCTCGATATCATTGCAAACGACCCTGTGTTCAAAGAGCGTTTCAAAGACGCGGAACTGGTCAGCAGCATAGACGGTTATGGTCTTCCGCTGGGAAGTAAACAACGTGTCATTTCCGGCGAACGTTATATGCTCGTGGGTGACGCAGCTTACCTGATTGATCCTTTTACAGGAGAAGGTATCGGCAACGGACTGTATTCAGGCCGGATCGCTGCCTTACAGGCGGCAGAAGCCCTGAAGGCAAATGACACCTCTGCTGCACAGCTGGCGAAATATGATTCGGAAATCTACCGTATACTCGGACCAGAACTGAAACTGAGTCATCGTCTTCAGAAACTGGTAAAATATCCATGGCTGTTCAACACCCTGATGAAGATCAGTAGCCGTAACAAACAGCTACAGGAATTATTGTCCTGTATGTTCTATGAAGTAGACCTGCGTAAGAAACTGGCTAAACCATCCTTCTACGTAAAATTGTTATTCAATCGCTAG
- a CDS encoding YbaB/EbfC family nucleoid-associated protein translates to MFGDLFGKLQEAQSKMKESKERLSHITVDGEAGDGAVKVVVTGNREVKSIDVAEHLLEKDNKEELEDLLITALNRALKNAENAWESEMKGIAGGMLGPLGGLF, encoded by the coding sequence ATGTTCGGAGACTTATTTGGAAAACTGCAGGAAGCGCAGTCTAAAATGAAAGAAAGCAAAGAGCGCCTCTCTCATATTACTGTGGATGGAGAAGCCGGCGACGGCGCTGTGAAGGTAGTTGTAACCGGTAACCGCGAAGTAAAAAGTATTGATGTAGCAGAACATCTGCTGGAAAAAGATAATAAAGAAGAACTGGAAGATCTGCTGATCACTGCATTGAACCGCGCGCTGAAAAACGCAGAGAATGCATGGGAGTCGGAGATGAAAGGTATTGCCGGCGGTATGCTGGGTCCTCTGGGCGGCTTATTCTAA
- a CDS encoding tetratricopeptide repeat protein — protein MRYVLLLAVGISLFACTSPTNKTKTNTEEQPGKSAGLTEAQIFEKDIVLKAAQNSKGKNKVSDKYFLDGVDMYRNQKNPAKAIELFKQAIFEQPQARAYFELGNALADEESLSDAASAYQLAEALDYKPTSKVLYNLACVYSRAKDRKSAEYYLVSAIEFGYSNVKNIFADKDLEFLRSTEGFNMTVTTAISGATDPSKLQWNLFWHEFKPVAYPLVLDERYGDKLGEDYISYEYERFVAEMRDNEKFSREVGFEFYHVGLAKNSDSIKTLIYAVRNVIMGGTPPPEYYIVSYDGHGKLIDKLLIGGHKKLSEPFRVAKLSENGNIEVGLFTQVYKKNPEEEGYEDNELVENKFLNKEFYAIAGDGHFVKKDALLGMRF, from the coding sequence ATGCGATATGTTTTGCTGCTGGCTGTGGGCATCTCTCTGTTCGCCTGCACCTCCCCAACAAATAAGACAAAGACAAATACGGAGGAACAACCCGGAAAATCTGCAGGTCTCACTGAGGCCCAGATCTTTGAGAAAGACATTGTTTTAAAAGCTGCACAAAACAGCAAAGGAAAGAACAAAGTCTCCGATAAATATTTCCTGGACGGGGTAGATATGTACCGTAACCAGAAGAACCCTGCAAAAGCAATCGAATTGTTTAAACAGGCCATCTTCGAACAGCCACAGGCAAGAGCCTATTTTGAACTGGGGAATGCCCTGGCAGACGAGGAAAGCCTTTCGGATGCAGCAAGCGCCTATCAGCTTGCGGAAGCACTGGACTACAAACCGACTTCCAAAGTGCTGTATAACCTGGCTTGTGTGTATTCCAGGGCAAAAGACCGTAAGTCTGCTGAATACTATCTCGTATCTGCCATTGAATTCGGCTACAGCAACGTCAAAAATATCTTTGCAGATAAGGACCTGGAATTTCTCCGCAGTACCGAGGGCTTTAATATGACCGTAACTACTGCCATCAGCGGGGCTACAGATCCTTCAAAGCTGCAATGGAACCTTTTCTGGCATGAATTCAAACCAGTAGCTTATCCACTGGTGCTGGACGAGCGCTATGGTGATAAGCTCGGTGAAGATTACATCTCTTATGAGTACGAGCGTTTCGTGGCTGAAATGAGGGATAATGAGAAGTTCTCCCGCGAGGTAGGTTTTGAATTCTATCATGTAGGACTGGCAAAAAACAGCGACAGTATCAAGACACTGATCTATGCTGTACGTAATGTGATCATGGGTGGTACGCCTCCTCCGGAATACTACATCGTTAGCTATGACGGTCATGGAAAACTGATCGATAAGCTGCTGATCGGCGGACATAAAAAACTGTCTGAACCATTCCGCGTGGCGAAACTTTCAGAGAACGGAAATATTGAAGTGGGGCTGTTTACACAGGTATATAAGAAGAATCCGGAAGAAGAGGGATATGAGGATAATGAGCTGGTGGAAAACAAATTCCTCAATAAAGAATTCTATGCTATCGCAGGGGATGGTCACTTTGTTAAGAAGGACGCACTGCTGGGAATGCGGTTTTAA
- a CDS encoding DUF2306 domain-containing protein, whose product MPVSRRILFYLFAAVILYTCWLMLLLSLPYTSFDRYVDFLITKQLVYHIRHWRISFYVHVFTSVIVLLTGLIQFSIYILKKFPGLHRWSGKIYALVILAFSGPSGLIMGFYANGGLPARTSFVILASLWFLFTFLGWRYAMQRHWKRHTDMMIRSYALTLSAISLRFYAFLIGYFNLPIHPVQAYILISWLSWTLNLLIAEAIIRRGPGYLKTAFPAVRPS is encoded by the coding sequence ATGCCGGTAAGCAGACGTATTCTCTTCTATCTGTTCGCAGCTGTGATTCTTTACACCTGCTGGCTGATGCTGCTATTAAGCCTGCCCTACACGTCATTTGACCGCTATGTGGATTTTCTGATCACCAAACAGCTGGTGTATCATATCCGGCACTGGCGCATCAGTTTCTATGTGCATGTCTTTACGAGCGTAATTGTACTGCTTACCGGACTCATTCAATTCAGCATCTATATACTAAAAAAATTTCCCGGCCTGCATCGCTGGTCCGGGAAAATATATGCGTTGGTTATACTCGCTTTCAGTGGTCCTTCCGGACTGATTATGGGCTTTTATGCCAATGGCGGTCTGCCGGCAAGGACCAGCTTTGTCATACTGGCTTCCTTATGGTTCCTCTTCACTTTTCTTGGCTGGCGTTATGCGATGCAACGTCACTGGAAACGGCATACCGATATGATGATCCGTAGTTATGCGCTTACACTGTCTGCCATTTCACTCCGTTTTTACGCTTTTCTCATTGGTTATTTTAACCTGCCCATTCATCCTGTTCAGGCATATATTCTTATCTCCTGGCTAAGCTGGACACTCAATCTGCTGATTGCAGAAGCGATTATCCGCCGGGGACCGGGCTATCTTAAAACCGCATTCCCAGCAGTGCGTCCTTCTTAA
- the obgE gene encoding GTPase ObgE, whose product MERGNFVDYIRIFAKSGKGGAGSAHFMRTKYNPEAGPDGGDGGRGGHIILRGNSQLWTLLHLRWYKNVVAEDGGNGRDNNSTGRNGEDVIIEVPLGTQAFDEETGDLEAEILQDGEEVVWISGGQGGRGNNFFRSATNQAPDYAQPGMPSIEGWKVLELKILADVGLVGFPNAGKSTLLSTITAARPKIADYAFTTLTPNLGMVPYRNDRSFAIADLPGIIEGAHEGKGLGHRFLRHIERNSVLLFLIPADSADHRKDYDILVNELEQYNPELLDKQFLLAISKSDMLDDELKEAIAAELPEGIPVVFISSVTQQGLSELKDMLWQALNSDVQPSRSRLIEEEEEQEEDDEDFEEEEEH is encoded by the coding sequence TTGGAAAGAGGCAACTTTGTTGATTACATAAGGATCTTCGCTAAATCCGGAAAGGGTGGCGCAGGTAGTGCACACTTCATGCGTACTAAATATAACCCGGAAGCGGGCCCCGATGGTGGAGACGGTGGCCGTGGCGGCCACATCATTCTGAGAGGTAACTCCCAGTTATGGACCCTGCTGCACCTGCGCTGGTATAAAAATGTGGTAGCGGAAGATGGTGGCAACGGTAGAGACAATAACAGTACAGGCCGTAATGGTGAGGATGTTATTATTGAAGTACCACTGGGTACCCAGGCATTTGATGAAGAAACCGGCGACCTGGAAGCAGAAATTCTCCAGGATGGAGAAGAAGTAGTATGGATTTCCGGTGGACAAGGCGGTCGTGGTAACAACTTCTTCAGATCAGCAACCAACCAGGCGCCTGATTATGCACAACCAGGCATGCCGAGTATCGAAGGCTGGAAAGTACTCGAACTGAAAATATTGGCGGATGTGGGTCTGGTAGGCTTCCCGAATGCGGGTAAGTCCACCCTGCTCTCTACTATCACAGCGGCAAGACCTAAAATTGCCGATTACGCGTTCACCACCCTTACGCCTAACCTGGGGATGGTACCTTATCGTAATGACCGTTCCTTTGCTATTGCCGATCTGCCGGGTATTATCGAAGGCGCGCATGAAGGCAAGGGACTCGGACACCGCTTCCTTCGTCATATCGAAAGAAACTCTGTGCTGCTCTTCCTGATCCCTGCCGATAGTGCTGATCACAGAAAGGATTATGATATCCTGGTCAATGAGCTGGAACAATACAACCCCGAACTGCTGGATAAACAATTCCTGCTGGCTATCAGTAAAAGCGATATGCTGGACGATGAACTGAAAGAAGCAATCGCCGCAGAACTGCCGGAAGGCATACCAGTGGTATTCATATCTTCTGTTACCCAACAGGGACTTTCAGAACTGAAAGATATGTTATGGCAGGCGCTGAACAGTGATGTACAACCAAGCCGCAGCCGTCTGATCGAGGAAGAAGAAGAACAGGAGGAAGATGACGAAGACTTCGAAGAGGAAGAAGAACATTAA
- a CDS encoding adenylate kinase, with translation MVNIILFGPPGSGKGTQSANLISKFGLIHLSTGDLLRSEIEAKTPLGLEAKKVMDQGILVPDEVVIGMISSKLDANPEARGFIFDGFPRTTAQAEALDKLLSLKKTAISNVLALEVPEDELIARLLNRGITSGRSDDANEDVIRARIVEYHNKTAPVADHYAKYGKFKKIKGEGSVDEIFDRLSKEIESLVEEKV, from the coding sequence ATGGTCAATATCATTTTATTTGGCCCTCCCGGAAGCGGTAAGGGCACTCAGAGTGCTAACCTGATTTCAAAATTCGGGCTTATTCACCTGTCTACCGGCGATTTGCTGCGTAGTGAGATTGAAGCGAAAACACCACTTGGCCTGGAAGCAAAAAAAGTGATGGACCAGGGTATCCTGGTACCTGACGAAGTTGTAATAGGCATGATCAGCTCCAAACTGGATGCCAACCCGGAAGCAAGAGGCTTTATTTTCGACGGATTTCCCCGCACTACTGCCCAGGCAGAAGCGCTGGATAAACTGCTGTCCCTGAAAAAGACGGCTATTTCCAATGTACTTGCACTGGAAGTTCCTGAAGATGAATTAATTGCGCGTCTGTTGAACAGAGGTATTACCTCCGGTCGCAGCGACGATGCCAACGAAGATGTAATCAGAGCTCGTATTGTGGAATACCATAATAAGACCGCACCTGTTGCAGACCACTATGCCAAATATGGTAAGTTCAAGAAAATCAAGGGTGAAGGCTCGGTTGACGAGATCTTTGACCGCCTGAGCAAAGAAATAGAAAGCCTGGTAGAGGAAAAAGTTTAA
- a CDS encoding glycoside hydrolase family 3 N-terminal domain-containing protein, with protein MMKQLTILGLSFLCLGGSVLMAIPGKGPGPRLVKQNAPKEVNDNKSVRKVKVRQEDPATHWVDSVFESLNDDERIAQLIMIRAHSNLGADHIKKVTKDIQNNKVGGLIFFQGGPVRQANLTNYYQSISKTPLMIAIDGEWGLGMRLDSVTSLPRNLMLGAMQDSTLAYEYGKQLAMQCRRLGIHVDYAPDMDVNNNPNNPVINDRSFGQDKFQVARMGVQVIKGMQDQNVMAVAKHFPGHGDTDVDSHLDMPVIRKSRAQLDSLELYPFRKAIEAGVQSIMMAHLYIPALDSTPNTPTSISHKAITDYLKGELGYKGIVITDALEMKGIAKFYTGGEEAARSLLAGNDMMMLPSTAAGSVDAIKRAIRRGDITWEEVNARVKKVLMAKYKLGLNKPQVIDVSNLTADLNAGTDSLTKRIAEQAITLVKNDNNLLPFNQHTPGKLAVIAVGADVNNAFLQTVKTLRPDVNSFIFTARQAETQVPQVVERLKKDYQAVIISLHNYGRRPANNFNISSAERLLIQQLQREMPSATVVFGNPYAIQYFCDGPTIIAAYEDDEATQRTAASILFGQLSAKGKLPVTVCANFPYGSGIIAAPPPAPVVKEKEELQRVKPETVGMSSQTLQKIDVLANDMIAKGAAPGCQILAMKDGKVVYDKTFGFFDYSKREPVTSSALYDLASVTKICATTISVMRLYDEGKLSLDAKLGDYLPWVNGTDKAGLRIRDILLHQAGLVSFIPFYKDVVDAKGFPDTALFHAYADSVYSVRVAEHLYMKSDYVDSMYKRILTSPLKPQQGYVYSDNDFIFLGKIIEQITGKKLNRYVRETFYEPLGLTTTGFRPREHFQLSQLAPTENEPIFRRQWIRGDVHDPGAAMFGGVAGHAGLFSNAEDLAILMQMLLNGGKYGGKQYIKSETLQLFTAYGSNISRRGLGFDKPEKTNGKKGEAYPAKSASPLTFGHTGFTGTCIWVDPQSQLVFIFLSNRVCPAGGDNKKLITQHVRENIMEVLYEAMEDKK; from the coding sequence ATGATGAAGCAATTAACGATTTTAGGTCTCTCTTTTTTATGCCTGGGTGGGAGTGTGCTGATGGCCATTCCGGGGAAAGGTCCCGGGCCACGTTTAGTGAAACAAAACGCGCCAAAGGAAGTAAACGACAACAAATCTGTCAGGAAAGTAAAAGTCAGACAGGAAGACCCCGCTACTCACTGGGTAGACAGTGTCTTCGAATCCCTGAACGATGATGAACGTATTGCCCAGCTGATTATGATCCGGGCCCATTCGAATCTGGGGGCCGATCACATTAAAAAAGTAACAAAAGACATTCAGAACAATAAGGTCGGCGGACTTATCTTCTTCCAGGGTGGTCCTGTACGCCAGGCCAATCTTACCAATTACTACCAGTCCATTTCCAAAACCCCGCTCATGATCGCTATCGACGGCGAATGGGGATTAGGAATGCGCCTTGACAGTGTGACTTCTCTGCCACGCAACCTGATGCTGGGTGCGATGCAGGATAGCACTCTGGCTTATGAATATGGTAAGCAGCTGGCTATGCAATGCCGCCGCCTGGGCATCCATGTGGATTATGCCCCGGATATGGATGTGAATAACAATCCTAACAATCCTGTCATCAATGACCGCTCATTCGGTCAGGACAAGTTCCAGGTAGCCCGCATGGGGGTACAGGTCATCAAAGGAATGCAGGACCAGAACGTTATGGCTGTTGCCAAACATTTTCCTGGTCATGGCGATACCGATGTAGACTCCCACCTGGATATGCCGGTTATCCGTAAATCCAGGGCGCAACTCGACTCGCTGGAGCTGTATCCTTTCCGCAAGGCGATCGAAGCAGGTGTGCAGAGCATCATGATGGCGCATTTGTATATTCCGGCTCTTGACAGCACACCTAATACGCCCACTTCCATTTCCCATAAAGCCATTACGGACTACCTGAAGGGGGAGCTGGGTTATAAAGGCATCGTAATCACAGATGCCCTTGAAATGAAAGGGATCGCGAAATTTTATACAGGTGGAGAAGAAGCTGCCCGTTCGCTGCTGGCCGGCAATGATATGATGATGCTGCCTTCTACTGCTGCAGGTAGTGTGGATGCCATCAAACGCGCCATCAGAAGAGGTGATATCACCTGGGAGGAAGTAAACGCCAGGGTGAAAAAAGTGCTGATGGCTAAGTATAAACTCGGTCTGAATAAACCACAGGTGATCGATGTCAGTAACCTGACTGCCGATCTGAATGCAGGTACCGATTCGCTGACCAAACGCATCGCAGAACAGGCGATCACGCTGGTGAAAAATGACAATAACCTCCTGCCATTTAACCAGCATACACCTGGTAAACTGGCCGTCATCGCTGTAGGCGCGGATGTCAATAACGCATTCCTGCAAACCGTAAAAACGCTGCGACCTGATGTTAATTCCTTCATCTTCACCGCCCGTCAGGCGGAAACACAGGTGCCGCAGGTGGTAGAGCGTCTCAAGAAAGACTATCAGGCTGTCATCATCAGTTTACACAACTATGGTCGCCGGCCGGCCAATAATTTCAATATCAGTTCAGCAGAACGTTTACTGATTCAGCAATTACAGCGGGAAATGCCTTCGGCAACTGTTGTATTTGGCAATCCATACGCGATCCAATACTTCTGCGATGGACCGACTATCATTGCCGCATATGAAGACGACGAGGCCACACAGCGTACGGCCGCCTCTATTCTTTTTGGTCAGCTGTCAGCAAAAGGAAAGCTGCCGGTTACGGTATGCGCCAATTTCCCTTATGGATCAGGTATTATCGCTGCTCCGCCACCGGCTCCGGTTGTGAAAGAAAAAGAAGAGCTGCAGCGTGTGAAACCGGAAACAGTAGGCATGAGCAGCCAGACCTTACAGAAAATAGATGTCCTGGCAAATGATATGATTGCCAAAGGAGCAGCACCAGGTTGTCAGATCCTGGCGATGAAGGATGGTAAAGTGGTATATGATAAGACCTTTGGTTTCTTTGATTATAGCAAACGTGAGCCGGTTACATCCAGTGCCTTGTATGACCTGGCATCTGTTACAAAGATCTGTGCGACGACCATTTCCGTGATGCGTCTCTATGATGAAGGCAAACTGAGTCTTGACGCAAAACTGGGGGATTATCTGCCATGGGTAAATGGTACTGACAAAGCAGGACTCCGTATCCGTGATATCCTTCTGCATCAGGCCGGACTGGTATCATTCATTCCTTTCTACAAAGATGTTGTAGATGCCAAAGGCTTTCCTGATACCGCATTGTTTCACGCGTATGCGGATTCGGTATATTCCGTACGGGTGGCAGAACACCTGTATATGAAATCGGACTATGTGGATTCCATGTACAAACGCATACTGACAAGCCCACTGAAACCACAGCAGGGTTACGTGTACAGTGATAATGATTTCATCTTCCTCGGAAAGATCATAGAACAGATTACGGGCAAAAAACTGAACCGTTATGTAAGAGAAACTTTCTATGAGCCATTAGGACTGACTACAACCGGTTTCCGTCCGAGAGAACATTTTCAGTTATCACAGCTGGCGCCTACCGAAAACGAACCGATTTTCCGTCGCCAGTGGATAAGGGGAGATGTGCACGATCCCGGCGCAGCCATGTTTGGTGGTGTGGCAGGACATGCAGGATTATTCTCCAATGCAGAAGATCTCGCCATCCTGATGCAGATGTTGCTGAATGGTGGTAAATACGGCGGCAAACAATACATCAAATCAGAGACGTTGCAGTTATTCACTGCATACGGCAGTAATATCAGCCGTCGCGGATTAGGATTTGATAAACCGGAAAAAACCAATGGTAAAAAAGGAGAAGCATACCCTGCAAAGAGCGCATCTCCGCTTACTTTTGGTCATACCGGCTTCACCGGCACCTGTATCTGGGTAGATCCTCAATCGCAGCTTGTTTTCATCTTCCTGAGTAACAGGGTATGCCCTGCAGGAGGAGATAATAAAAAGCTTATCACACAGCATGTGCGCGAGAATATTATGGAAGTGCTGTACGAGGCGATGGAAGATAAAAAATAG
- a CDS encoding COX15/CtaA family protein translates to MEKSRLQKQRPVAIWLYIGVGMLIVQVLLGGITRLTGSGLSITEWQPLLGALPPMSEAAWQAAFDKYKEIAQFQYVNNHFTLSDFKSIYFWEWFHRDWARLMGVVFMIPFIYFVAKKKIDRSMIQPMIILFILGGLQGAIGWIMVQSGLNQEDLYVSHIRLAVHFISALVLLCYVFWFALKLSTANRQLLAVPRLRRFNLVLLGLLALQLIYGAFMAGLHAALNANTWPDINGMWWPVGMFTGSFLTDITHNPITIQFIHRGLAYLITILVIVWWWKAAEARENSLLRSVRYLPLLLVFLQVVLGVLTLLGSRVKIPITQAILHQGVGMLLLLSLIWTLFLSRNKAVRE, encoded by the coding sequence ATGGAAAAATCGAGATTACAAAAGCAGCGGCCGGTAGCTATCTGGCTTTATATAGGGGTAGGGATGCTGATCGTGCAGGTCTTATTGGGAGGGATTACCCGTCTTACAGGTTCAGGCTTGTCTATTACGGAATGGCAACCGCTCCTTGGGGCATTACCCCCTATGAGCGAGGCTGCCTGGCAGGCAGCCTTTGACAAATACAAGGAGATTGCCCAGTTCCAGTATGTGAATAACCACTTCACATTGTCCGATTTTAAGTCCATATATTTCTGGGAATGGTTCCACCGTGACTGGGCCCGCCTGATGGGGGTCGTGTTCATGATTCCGTTTATTTATTTCGTTGCAAAGAAGAAAATAGACCGGTCTATGATTCAACCCATGATTATCCTCTTCATACTGGGAGGATTACAGGGGGCTATCGGCTGGATCATGGTGCAAAGTGGTCTTAACCAGGAAGATCTCTATGTAAGCCATATCCGTCTGGCAGTTCACTTTATATCTGCACTGGTTCTGTTATGCTATGTATTCTGGTTTGCATTGAAGCTCAGCACAGCCAATCGTCAGCTGCTGGCGGTACCGCGTTTGCGCAGGTTCAACCTGGTCTTGCTGGGACTGCTCGCTTTACAGCTGATTTACGGTGCTTTTATGGCCGGTCTTCATGCTGCACTCAATGCGAATACCTGGCCGGACATCAACGGTATGTGGTGGCCAGTAGGGATGTTCACCGGCAGTTTCCTGACAGATATTACTCATAATCCGATCACAATTCAGTTTATACATCGCGGACTGGCCTATCTGATCACTATCCTGGTAATTGTATGGTGGTGGAAAGCGGCTGAAGCCCGTGAAAATAGTCTCTTACGCAGCGTACGCTATCTGCCTTTATTGCTGGTGTTCCTGCAGGTGGTACTGGGTGTGCTGACCCTGCTGGGTAGCCGCGTTAAAATCCCTATTACACAGGCAATACTGCACCAGGGCGTAGGGATGCTGCTGTTACTCTCACTTATATGGACATTGTTCCTCAGCAGAAATAAAGCAGTCAGAGAATAA